GGGGAGGGAGACGTCGCCGGTGGCGATCTCCTGGGTGGTGGGCCCGAGCTTGCGGCCCTGGAGGTCCACCTCGGCGGAGAAGTCCTCGTCGGTCAAGGACAAGAGGTCCATGCCCCGGCCGCGGACTATCACGGGGACGGTCCTCTCGCTGCCGGCGGTGACGACGGTGCCCGGGGGGACATTGGCCAGGACCACGGGGACGTTGAAGGTGCGCGTGCGCTCGGCGACCGCGTTGGCGTAGAGCCAGACCGCGGCGGCCACCACCAGCGAGATGACCTTCAGTCCCCAGTTCTTGGAAAGCGACTGCCAGAAACGGGCACGCTTGGAGGCCATCGGACCTTCCAGGGTTGACCGGGACAAGGACGGCCGAGCCCGTGTCGCCGCGCGTGGAAAGGCGGGGGTTCCGCCCTAGTCCACGCCGAAAATCTTCGTCAGATCGGAGCGCAGCTTGCCGAGCTCGTTGATGGTGTACTCGGTGAGCTTGCCGTTGCGGGCGATGGAGGCCACCTGGCGCTCCTCGGATACCACGAGGGCCAAGGCGTCGGACTCCTCGGAGATGCCGATGGCGGCGCGGTGCCGGGCGCCGTACTTGCGCGAAAGCCCCGGCGGATCGGCCAGCGGCAGCATCGTACCCGCCGAGGCCACCATCCCGTTGCGGATGATGGTCGCACCGTCGTGCAGCGGGCTCTTCTCGGTGAAGATGGTCACCAGGAGCTCCGGCGTCACCTGGGCGCCGATTTTCACCCCGCGCTCGATGTAGTACCTTAAGCCGTCGGTGT
This sequence is a window from bacterium. Protein-coding genes within it:
- a CDS encoding DNA integrity scanning protein DisA nucleotide-binding domain protein; protein product: TDGLRYYIERGVKIGAQVTPELLVTIFTEKSPLHDGATIIRNGMVASAGTMLPLADPPGLSRKYGARHRAAIGISEESDALALVVSEERQVASIARNGKLTEYTINELGKLRSDLTKIFGVD